TGCTCACCCACGAGGACGTACCCGGCAACAAGCGCTACGGCCTGGAGTACCAGGACCAGCCGGTGCTCGCCTACGGCAAGGTGCGGTACAAGGGCGAGGCGGTGGCGATCGTGGCCGCCGACCACCCCGAGACCGCGCGCCGGGCGATGGAGCGCATCAAGGTCGACTACGAGGTGCTGGAGCCGGTGAGCGACCCGGTGCGGGCCGCCCACGACCCCGAGTACCCGCTCGTGCACGAGGAGGGCTCCCTCAAGATCCACGAGGAGTACCGCCAGGCCGGTAACCGGGTGCGCCACCAGCCGATCCGCACCGGTGACTTCGTCGGGGTGGCCGAGTCCGGCGAGGGCCAGCGTCAGGTGCTGGAGCGCCTGCGCGCCCAGGCCGACGCGATCGTGGCCGAGGAGTACGAGGTCGGCATGCAGGACCAGGCCTTCCTCGGCCCGGAGTCCGGCATGGCGGTGCCCGCCGAGGACGGCGGCGTGGACCTGTACGTGGCCACCCAGTGGCTGCACGTGGACCAGAAGCAGATCGCCCCGGCCCTGGACCTGCCCCAGGACAAGGTGCGGCTGACCCTGGCGGGCGTGGGCGGCGCGTTCGGTGCCCGTGAGGACCTGTCCATGCAGATCCACGCGGCGCTGCTGGCGCTGCGCACCGGCAAGCCGGTCAAGTTCGTGTACAACCGCGAGGAGTCCTTCTACGGCCACGTGCACCGGCACCCGGCCAAGATGAGGTTCGAGCACGGCGCCAGGGCGGACGGCACGCTGCTGTACGTCAAGATGGAGATCATCGTCGACGGCGGCGCCTACGCCTCGGCGACGCCCGCCGTGGTGGGTGTGGCCTCCTCGCTGGGGGTGGGCCCCTACGAGGTGCCGAACGTGCTGGTGGACGCCTACGGCGTGTACACCACCAACCCGCCGTGCGGCGCGATGCGCGGTTTCGGCGCGGTGCAGGCCTGCTTCGGCTACGAGTCGCAGATGGACAAGCTCGCGGAGAAGCTGGGCATGCACCCGGTGGCGCTGCGGGTCAAGAACGCCATGGCGCAGGGCTCCCGGATCATCACGGGCCAGGAGATCGACATGCCGCTGCCGATGGCGGAGATGTTGGAGCGCGCCCGCGACCTTCCTATGCCGGTGGAGCGCACCGGTCTGGAGGACCCCTCCGACCAGCGCACTCTGCCGGGCGGCGTGGCCGGGACCACCCGCGGCGAGGGTGTGGTGCGCGGTGTGGGTTACGGCGTGGGCCTGAAGAACCTGTGCTTCTCGGAGGGCTTCGACGACTACTCCACGGCCCGGGTGCGGATGGAGATCGTGGCCGGTGAGCCGGTGGTGCTGGTGCACACGGCCGCCGCCGAGGTCGGCCAGGGCCTGGTGACCGTCAAGGGGCAGATCGCGCGGACCGAGTTGGGTGTGGAGAAGGTGGCCATCGCCCCCGCCGACACCCAGGTGGGTTCGGCCGGTTCGTCCTCGGCCTCACGGCAGTCGTACATGACCGGCGGCGCGGTGAAGATGGCCTGCGAGGCGGTGCGCGAGTCGGTGTTCGCACTGGCCCGCGAGCGCGGCGTGATCCCGGAGGGCATCGCCGACGCCGAGCTGTCGCTGACCGGCGGCAAGATCGAGTCCGAGACCGCCGGGGCCCTGGTGTCCCTGGCCGACCTGCTGGGCGAGTCCGCCAGTGGCGGCACGGTCGTGGAGGAGACCCGCGAGCACCACCACCGGCCCACCGAGATGCTCGACCCCACGCTGGGCCAGGGCTCCTCGCACACCCAGTTCGGCATGTGCGTGCACCGTGCCGTGGTGGACGTGGACGTGGATCTGGGCCTGGTGAAGGTGGTGGCCCTGGACGCCGTCCAGGACGTGGGCAAGGTGCTCCACCCCCAGCAGCTGGCCGGTCAGATCCAGGGCGCTTCCGCCCAGGGCCTGGGGCTGGCGCTGATGGAGGAGATCCAGGTCAAGGACAGTGTGATCCGCA
This DNA window, taken from Nocardiopsis exhalans, encodes the following:
- a CDS encoding xanthine dehydrogenase family protein molybdopterin-binding subunit — protein: MTATTKTVTTDLSSTTKDGLGASPRRPDGTLKVTGEFAYSSDLWMEGMLWGATLRSPHPHANILGIDITEALKVPGVEAVLTHEDVPGNKRYGLEYQDQPVLAYGKVRYKGEAVAIVAADHPETARRAMERIKVDYEVLEPVSDPVRAAHDPEYPLVHEEGSLKIHEEYRQAGNRVRHQPIRTGDFVGVAESGEGQRQVLERLRAQADAIVAEEYEVGMQDQAFLGPESGMAVPAEDGGVDLYVATQWLHVDQKQIAPALDLPQDKVRLTLAGVGGAFGAREDLSMQIHAALLALRTGKPVKFVYNREESFYGHVHRHPAKMRFEHGARADGTLLYVKMEIIVDGGAYASATPAVVGVASSLGVGPYEVPNVLVDAYGVYTTNPPCGAMRGFGAVQACFGYESQMDKLAEKLGMHPVALRVKNAMAQGSRIITGQEIDMPLPMAEMLERARDLPMPVERTGLEDPSDQRTLPGGVAGTTRGEGVVRGVGYGVGLKNLCFSEGFDDYSTARVRMEIVAGEPVVLVHTAAAEVGQGLVTVKGQIARTELGVEKVAIAPADTQVGSAGSSSASRQSYMTGGAVKMACEAVRESVFALARERGVIPEGIADAELSLTGGKIESETAGALVSLADLLGESASGGTVVEETREHHHRPTEMLDPTLGQGSSHTQFGMCVHRAVVDVDVDLGLVKVVALDAVQDVGKVLHPQQLAGQIQGASAQGLGLALMEEIQVKDSVIRNPSFTDYLIPTILDMPPMRIDVLEHPDPHAPYGLRGAGEPPTLSSTPAVVAAVRDATKRPLTHAPVRPEDIVGIDL